From a single Oceanobacillus kimchii X50 genomic region:
- a CDS encoding cytochrome d ubiquinol oxidase subunit II yields the protein MILEIIGISVLWLFLFGYVIVGSIDYGAGFFNAYSILTGKQHIVSKVIQRYLSPVWEVTNVFFVFFFVGIVGFFPETAFYFGTILLVPGSLALILLAIRGSYYAFESYGKKGHKGYAFMYGASGVLLPASLSIVLTISEGGFITISNGEPQLEYLDLFTSPLTWSIVVLSIIAVLYISSVFLTWYANETGDEGATNLMRKYALVWSVPLILAASGIIIELRFHNEEHFNNIIDLWWMFGISFLLWIGTVWLIWKRKNYIKAFWLLVGQFAFAFFGYGISHYPYLLYPYITISEGFTNQAMAISLIIAFILGMALLIPSLYLLLKLFLFDENYKKGKK from the coding sequence ATGATATTAGAAATTATCGGTATTTCTGTGCTTTGGTTATTCCTATTTGGATATGTCATCGTTGGTTCAATTGATTACGGTGCAGGTTTCTTTAATGCATACAGCATTCTAACTGGAAAACAACATATCGTGTCTAAGGTAATTCAGCGTTATCTTTCGCCAGTATGGGAAGTCACAAATGTATTTTTTGTATTTTTCTTCGTAGGAATCGTTGGATTCTTTCCAGAAACAGCATTTTACTTTGGCACCATTCTCCTTGTTCCTGGAAGTTTGGCCTTAATCTTACTGGCAATCCGTGGGTCTTATTATGCTTTTGAATCATATGGAAAAAAAGGACACAAAGGTTATGCATTTATGTATGGAGCATCTGGAGTATTACTTCCAGCTTCTCTGTCTATTGTATTGACAATATCGGAAGGCGGATTTATCACCATTAGTAATGGGGAGCCACAACTTGAATATCTTGATTTATTTACAAGCCCACTAACATGGTCAATTGTAGTATTGAGCATTATCGCAGTGCTCTATATTTCTTCTGTATTCTTAACCTGGTATGCAAATGAGACCGGAGATGAAGGAGCAACAAACTTAATGCGGAAATATGCACTAGTTTGGTCCGTTCCACTTATCCTTGCAGCTTCGGGGATTATTATAGAACTGCGTTTCCATAATGAAGAACACTTTAACAATATTATTGATCTATGGTGGATGTTCGGAATATCTTTTCTATTATGGATTGGTACCGTATGGTTAATATGGAAACGTAAGAACTACATTAAAGCATTCTGGTTATTAGTTGGTCAATTTGCTTTTGCCTTTTTCGGATATGGTATTTCTCATTACCCATATCTTTTATACCCTTATATTACTATATCCGAAGGTTTTACCAATCAAGCAATGGCGATATCTTTAATTATTGCCTTCATACTAGGTATGGCATTATTAATACCATCGCTGTATTTGCTGTTAAAGCTATTCTTGTTTGATGAAAACTATAAAAAAGGAAAGAAGTGA
- a CDS encoding cytochrome ubiquinol oxidase subunit I gives MIFDDPVYASRMLTLLTLSFHIIYATIGVGVPLMIMIAQWIGIKKNDMHYLLMARRWAKGFIVTVAVGVVTGTAIGLQLSLLWPSFMELAGNIIALPLFMEVFAFFFEAIFLGIYLYTWDRFDNQKKHLLLLIPVAVGGGMSAYFITVVNSFMNSPGGFDIANGELVNANPLAAMFTVSMPTKVAHVLSTGYMTIAFVLAAIAAFRLLQGSNREYHKKSLNMLMKIGFVFALATALIGDLSGKYLAEYQPEKLAAAEWHFETSSEAPLVMWGILDDNNEPQYALEIPYALSILAHSWPTAEVIGLNEFPEDEQPPLVIHYFFDTMVTIGVFMLGLSFIYWLGIRRSWNFVESKWYRRLIVLGGPLSFLAIEAGWWMAEVGRQPWILRGIMTIDEAATTSDYVGIMFFLFVLLYLILGVGTVVVLRKMFQRNPIDKDIENFQGGDQS, from the coding sequence ATGATATTCGATGATCCGGTATATGCCAGCCGAATGCTGACTTTACTCACCCTCTCTTTTCATATTATTTATGCAACAATTGGCGTCGGCGTTCCATTAATGATTATGATTGCCCAATGGATAGGAATTAAGAAAAATGACATGCATTACTTACTAATGGCAAGACGTTGGGCCAAAGGATTCATTGTAACAGTAGCTGTCGGAGTAGTTACAGGTACGGCTATTGGGTTACAGCTGTCACTGCTCTGGCCAAGTTTCATGGAGCTAGCTGGTAATATTATCGCACTTCCTCTATTTATGGAAGTATTTGCATTCTTTTTTGAAGCTATTTTTCTTGGTATTTACCTATATACTTGGGATCGCTTTGATAATCAAAAAAAACATCTCTTATTACTAATACCTGTTGCCGTAGGTGGCGGTATGTCTGCTTACTTTATTACGGTAGTTAACTCGTTTATGAATTCTCCAGGCGGATTTGATATTGCTAATGGCGAGCTTGTTAATGCTAATCCACTTGCTGCCATGTTCACAGTTTCCATGCCTACAAAAGTTGCGCATGTTTTATCTACTGGTTATATGACGATTGCTTTTGTTCTTGCTGCGATTGCAGCCTTTCGTCTATTACAAGGTTCAAATCGTGAATATCATAAGAAATCACTTAACATGCTAATGAAAATAGGTTTTGTCTTTGCCCTAGCAACAGCGTTAATTGGAGACCTCTCTGGTAAATACTTAGCAGAATACCAGCCGGAAAAACTAGCTGCTGCGGAATGGCATTTTGAGACTTCTTCTGAAGCGCCTTTAGTTATGTGGGGGATTCTCGATGACAACAATGAACCGCAATACGCATTGGAAATCCCTTATGCACTAAGTATATTAGCACACAGCTGGCCAACAGCAGAAGTTATTGGTCTAAATGAATTCCCTGAAGATGAGCAACCTCCACTTGTCATTCATTATTTTTTTGACACGATGGTGACCATCGGAGTATTTATGCTTGGTTTATCATTTATTTATTGGCTTGGTATTCGAAGAAGCTGGAACTTTGTCGAATCAAAATGGTATCGTAGGCTCATTGTTCTCGGAGGTCCATTATCGTTCTTAGCTATTGAAGCTGGCTGGTGGATGGCTGAAGTTGGTAGACAGCCCTGGATTTTACGAGGAATTATGACCATTGACGAAGCAGCAACAACCAGTGATTATGTTGGAATTATGTTCTTCTTATTTGTACTACTTTATCTTATCTTAGGAGTAGGAACTGTAGTTGTTTTAAGAAAAATGTTCCAAAGAAATCCGATAGATAAAGACATCGAGAATTTTCAAGGTGGTGACCAATCATGA
- a CDS encoding NRDE family protein: MCLITFAIQKHSLYPFILIANRDEFYDRPTAKATFWDDAPEILAGRDLKSKGTWLGITKKGKIAAITNYRNPSLPETGKYSRGKIPVDFLNYEIDSTHFLSDLEQDKSLYSGYNALFGNYQKLYTYNNIYNSSEQLDSGIHSLSNDKLNTPWPKVLKAKDLLQSYLEKNQNISSESLFHILKNADKPSDQCLPDTGVGIHLERNLSSMFIDTGNYGTRTSTIILVDKKSNVTFIERTYHQGKAIGDINYHFSIVSD, from the coding sequence ATGTGTTTAATAACTTTTGCTATCCAAAAACATTCACTATATCCATTTATATTGATTGCCAATCGTGATGAATTCTATGATCGCCCCACTGCAAAAGCTACATTTTGGGATGATGCTCCAGAAATTCTAGCAGGAAGAGATTTAAAATCAAAAGGTACATGGTTGGGTATAACAAAAAAAGGAAAAATTGCAGCAATTACCAATTACAGAAACCCTTCACTTCCTGAAACAGGCAAATATTCAAGAGGAAAAATACCTGTTGATTTTTTAAATTATGAAATAGATTCAACACATTTTTTATCTGATTTAGAACAAGACAAATCCTTATATTCGGGATATAATGCTTTATTTGGTAATTACCAAAAGCTCTATACTTACAACAATATTTATAATAGTAGCGAACAATTAGATTCAGGCATTCACTCATTAAGTAATGATAAACTGAATACTCCGTGGCCAAAAGTATTAAAAGCCAAAGATTTATTACAGTCGTACCTAGAAAAAAACCAAAATATTTCTAGCGAGTCGTTGTTTCATATCTTGAAAAATGCTGATAAGCCTAGTGATCAATGTCTTCCTGACACTGGTGTAGGAATCCATTTAGAACGAAATTTATCATCTATGTTCATAGATACGGGTAATTATGGAACAAGAACATCTACGATTATTTTAGTCGATAAAAAAAGCAATGTTACCTTTATAGAACGTACGTATCACCAAGGCAAAGCAATAGGAGATATAAATTACCATTTTTCGATTGTATCCGATTAA
- the proB gene encoding glutamate 5-kinase: MNKKRVVIKIGSSSLTNEKGEIDHKKLEDHVNALAMLHQHNFEVILVSSGAVAAGFRNLGYSSRPVTLKGKQASAAIGQGLLIHTYMNKFMEYNIRSAQLLLTRTDFSIQKRYKNATSTMLELLERGVIPIINENDTVAVDELTFGDNDMLSALVSGAIHAAQLIILTDIDGIYDKHPGKYVSAKRYDTIDLITDEMIQETDVSGSKLGTGGMKSKLMAAKVATSLGVPVFIGKGEGISKLLEIVNGNGEGTYVKSVRSKQISIRKQWISLHSTLEGKLLIDDGATQALMYNGSSLLSAGVVNIQGDFEDGDVVEVYNRSKLLGRGQVSCSSEELKAAKTLKKAKQVTQLSAIEVIHRDSWVMVDQIKEELL, translated from the coding sequence ATGAATAAAAAGAGGGTAGTTATAAAAATTGGAAGTAGCTCACTGACGAATGAAAAAGGCGAAATTGATCATAAAAAATTAGAAGATCATGTAAATGCGTTAGCTATGTTACATCAACATAATTTCGAAGTGATTTTAGTTTCCTCAGGAGCTGTTGCAGCTGGGTTTCGAAACCTAGGATACTCTTCTAGGCCTGTTACATTAAAAGGAAAACAAGCATCTGCGGCCATCGGTCAAGGTCTATTAATTCATACTTATATGAATAAGTTTATGGAATACAATATTCGATCTGCTCAATTATTATTAACAAGGACTGATTTTTCGATTCAAAAACGGTATAAAAATGCTACTTCTACTATGTTGGAGTTATTAGAACGAGGCGTTATTCCGATTATTAATGAAAATGACACAGTTGCAGTTGATGAATTAACGTTTGGGGATAATGATATGCTTTCTGCTTTAGTTAGTGGAGCTATTCATGCAGCTCAATTAATTATATTAACCGATATTGATGGAATTTATGATAAACACCCTGGTAAATATGTGAGTGCGAAACGCTACGACACAATTGATTTAATTACTGACGAAATGATACAGGAAACAGATGTATCGGGTTCGAAATTAGGTACTGGGGGTATGAAATCGAAACTGATGGCAGCAAAGGTTGCTACTTCTCTCGGAGTCCCTGTTTTTATTGGTAAGGGGGAAGGAATATCTAAATTACTAGAAATAGTTAATGGTAATGGAGAGGGTACTTATGTCAAAAGTGTTCGAAGTAAACAAATTTCCATTCGCAAGCAATGGATTTCTCTTCACTCGACATTAGAAGGAAAACTACTTATTGACGATGGAGCTACCCAAGCGCTTATGTATAACGGAAGTAGTTTGCTGTCAGCTGGTGTGGTAAATATTCAGGGGGATTTTGAAGATGGAGATGTTGTAGAAGTTTATAATAGAAGTAAATTATTAGGAAGAGGACAAGTGAGCTGTTCATCGGAAGAGCTCAAAGCAGCCAAAACATTAAAAAAAGCAAAACAGGTGACGCAACTTTCTGCTATTGAGGTTATTCACAGAGATTCGTGGGTTATGGTTGATCAAATAAAGGAGGAGTTACTATGA